The Hyphomicrobiales bacterium genome includes a window with the following:
- a CDS encoding RNA-binding protein → MAHRHRKGDSTIERDTSVPERTCLVHRVNLPTNQMLRFVLDPDNIVTPDLKGNLPGRGVWITAERKDVDLAVKKALFSRGFKQAAKTDEKLGERVDMLLEAAVLQALSLAQKSGLVTVGLEKVLDVTAKKGLSALFFASDGSEGSIGKVKSKLRYNDRAADIEIHQSLRSEQLDLAFGRTNVIHAALRDGGITELCLKNTRRLERFRSLPIEENEEITMA, encoded by the coding sequence TTGGCACATCGACATCGCAAAGGTGACAGCACCATTGAACGTGACACATCGGTTCCTGAAAGAACCTGTCTCGTTCACCGTGTTAATCTACCGACAAATCAAATGCTGCGATTTGTGCTCGATCCTGATAATATCGTTACACCAGATTTGAAGGGCAATTTACCCGGACGTGGTGTATGGATTACAGCAGAACGTAAAGACGTTGACTTAGCAGTCAAAAAAGCGTTGTTTTCCCGTGGTTTTAAGCAAGCTGCAAAAACGGACGAAAAACTTGGCGAACGGGTCGATATGCTCCTAGAAGCAGCGGTTCTACAGGCGCTAAGTTTGGCTCAAAAATCAGGATTGGTAACGGTCGGCCTTGAAAAAGTACTGGATGTTACCGCGAAGAAGGGTTTGAGCGCCCTGTTTTTTGCAAGCGATGGATCAGAAGGATCTATCGGCAAAGTGAAGTCAAAACTGCGGTATAATGATCGCGCAGCAGACATTGAGATTCATCAAAGTTTGCGATCAGAACAATTGGACTTGGCCTTTGGGCGAACAAATGTGATACACGCAGCACTAAGAGATGGTGGTATAACTGAGTTATGCCTTAAAAACACAAGACGGCTTGAGCGGTTTCGCTCCTTGCCAATAGAAGAAAACGAAGAAATAACAATGGC